A stretch of Anaerobiospirillum thomasii DNA encodes these proteins:
- the hisG gene encoding ATP phosphoribosyltransferase, producing MSACCSNKSVTCDTQKRLRIAIQKSGRLTDDTEKLFKNCGIKINESRDHLLAHAENLPIDILRVRDDDIPGLVMDHVVDWGIVGQNVLEETTMQREVDGLPVAYKEVMKLNYGDCRLSVAVPNEMEYKSLKDLEGFKIATTYPFLLKRKLKEMGVSFKSVLLTGSVEVAPRAGLADAICDLVCTGATLHANGLKEVDVIYESKAVLIGRDQELFPEKQAIADLIIPRLKGVMAARESKYIMMNAPRNKLPEIKAILPGAENPSIIELEGSPDRVALHVVSREKLFWETMESLKALGATSILVVPIEKMLD from the coding sequence ATGAGTGCTTGTTGTTCTAACAAATCTGTCACTTGCGATACACAAAAGCGTCTGAGAATTGCTATTCAAAAATCAGGCCGTCTGACAGATGATACTGAAAAACTGTTTAAAAACTGCGGTATTAAAATTAACGAAAGCCGAGATCATCTTCTTGCTCATGCTGAAAACCTGCCTATAGATATTTTAAGAGTGCGTGATGATGATATCCCAGGTCTTGTTATGGATCATGTAGTTGACTGGGGTATTGTAGGTCAGAACGTTCTTGAAGAGACCACCATGCAGCGTGAAGTGGACGGTCTGCCTGTAGCCTATAAAGAGGTTATGAAACTCAACTATGGCGACTGCCGTTTATCTGTGGCTGTACCTAATGAGATGGAGTACAAATCTTTAAAGGATCTTGAAGGCTTTAAAATTGCCACCACCTATCCTTTCCTTTTAAAACGTAAACTCAAGGAAATGGGCGTGTCCTTTAAAAGCGTGCTTTTAACAGGATCAGTTGAAGTTGCCCCGCGCGCAGGTTTGGCCGATGCCATCTGTGATCTGGTCTGCACCGGCGCCACACTGCATGCCAACGGCCTTAAGGAAGTTGATGTCATCTATGAGTCAAAGGCTGTTCTAATTGGCAGAGATCAGGAGCTTTTCCCTGAAAAACAGGCCATTGCCGATCTTATTATCCCAAGATTAAAAGGCGTTATGGCTGCCCGTGAGAGCAAATATATTATGATGAATGCTCCACGCAATAAACTACCTGAGATCAAGGCTATACTGCCAGGTGCTGAAAACCCTTCTATTATTGAGCTTGAAGGCAGTCCTGACAGAGTGGCTCTGCATGTTGTATCACGTGAAAAACTCTTCTGGGAAACCATGGAGAGCCTCAAGGCTTTAGGTGCCACCTCTATCTTAGTTGTACCTATTGAAAAAATGCTTGATTAA
- the hisF gene encoding imidazole glycerol phosphate synthase subunit HisF, translating to MLAKRIIPCLDVKDGVVVKGVQFRNHEVMGSIVDLAARYADEGADELVFYDITASADGRRVDKSWVAKIAEVINIPFAVAGGIKTLDDAKEVLAYGADKISINSPALSDPTLISRLADKFGVQCVVVGIDTFFDEASDSYQVKQFTGDEKRTKTTAWNTLDWVEEVQKRGAGEIVLNMMNQDGMRNGYDLKQLKLVREICHVPLIASGGAGAMEHFADAFLECDVDGALAASVFHKKIIDIGELKNYLKEKGVNIRA from the coding sequence ATGCTGGCCAAACGCATAATTCCATGTCTTGATGTCAAAGACGGTGTAGTAGTAAAAGGTGTACAGTTTCGCAATCATGAGGTTATGGGCTCAATTGTGGATCTGGCAGCCCGTTATGCCGATGAAGGTGCTGATGAGCTGGTGTTTTATGATATTACAGCCTCAGCTGATGGCAGACGTGTGGACAAATCCTGGGTGGCTAAAATTGCAGAGGTTATAAATATACCTTTTGCAGTGGCAGGCGGCATTAAAACCCTTGATGATGCCAAAGAGGTGTTAGCCTATGGCGCTGATAAAATTTCCATCAACTCACCTGCTTTGAGTGACCCTACTCTTATCAGCCGTCTTGCTGATAAATTTGGCGTACAGTGTGTAGTTGTCGGTATTGATACCTTTTTTGATGAGGCAAGCGACAGCTATCAGGTAAAGCAGTTTACAGGTGATGAAAAGCGCACTAAAACCACTGCCTGGAATACACTTGACTGGGTTGAGGAAGTGCAAAAGCGCGGTGCCGGCGAGATCGTGCTTAACATGATGAATCAGGATGGCATGCGCAATGGCTATGATTTAAAGCAGCTAAAGCTTGTGCGTGAGATCTGTCATGTCCCTCTTATTGCCTCAGGCGGTGCCGGTGCCATGGAGCACTTTGCCGATGCATTTTTAGAATGTGATGTAGACGGAGCACTTGCAGCCTCGGTCTTTCATAAAAAGATTATTGATATAGGTGAATTAAAAAATTATCTTAAAGAAAAAGGAGTAAATATTCGTGCTTGA
- the hisA gene encoding 1-(5-phosphoribosyl)-5-[(5-phosphoribosylamino)methylideneamino]imidazole-4-carboxamide isomerase, translating into MIIPALDLSGGKVIRLKQGDFNQVTVFDVDPLERIRQAYDEGAALCHIVDLDGAKDPKARQLATIARIVNQSPVPIQTGGGIRTYDDVKKLLDLGVLRVVVGSVAVSQIDEVKSWLETFGPEHITLAFDVRVESNNQAYVATHGWLNTSDTTIETMIDTYLPYGLAHVLVTDISKDGMMSGANNDLYRRLSLSYGNLDIIASGGISSLDDIKKVKEAGATSVVLGRSLLEGKFTVKEAIACWPNA; encoded by the coding sequence GTGATTATTCCAGCATTAGATCTTAGCGGCGGCAAAGTTATAAGACTTAAACAGGGTGATTTTAATCAGGTCACTGTTTTTGATGTAGATCCTCTTGAGCGTATCAGACAGGCCTATGATGAGGGCGCTGCATTATGTCATATAGTTGATCTTGACGGTGCCAAAGATCCAAAGGCAAGACAGCTTGCAACTATTGCGCGTATTGTAAATCAGAGCCCTGTGCCTATACAGACAGGCGGTGGCATCAGAACCTATGATGATGTAAAAAAACTACTTGATCTTGGTGTCCTGCGCGTGGTGGTAGGCTCTGTGGCCGTATCGCAGATCGATGAGGTTAAAAGCTGGCTTGAGACCTTTGGCCCTGAGCATATTACCCTGGCCTTTGATGTAAGAGTTGAGAGCAATAATCAGGCTTATGTGGCAACACATGGCTGGCTTAATACTTCAGATACCACTATTGAGACCATGATTGATACCTATCTGCCCTATGGTCTTGCACATGTGCTTGTAACTGATATTTCAAAAGATGGCATGATGTCAGGGGCCAACAACGATCTCTATCGTCGCCTATCTTTGTCCTATGGCAATCTTGATATTATTGCCTCAGGCGGTATTTCATCGCTTGATGATATTAAAAAGGTCAAAGAGGCAGGAGCTACATCTGTGGTTTTAGGCAGATCGCTGCTTGAGGGTAAATTTACTGTTAAAGAGGCTATAGCATGCTGGCCAAACGCATAA
- the dhaM gene encoding dihydroxyacetone kinase phosphoryl donor subunit DhaM gives MIGIVVVSHSSKVAEGICDMVQQISARDGKKMPIFAAGGNAQGGLGTDPQKVLEAIKKADQGEGVVVLADLGSGVISSQAAIAMLDEPLRSRVKIADAPILEGAVGAGVEAASDEESSLELVISTAEGARQLHKK, from the coding sequence ATGATTGGTATTGTAGTTGTTTCCCATAGCAGCAAGGTAGCAGAAGGCATTTGCGATATGGTTCAACAGATCTCAGCCAGAGACGGTAAAAAAATGCCTATTTTTGCAGCAGGTGGAAATGCTCAAGGCGGTCTTGGTACAGATCCTCAGAAGGTTCTTGAGGCTATTAAAAAAGCAGATCAGGGCGAGGGTGTGGTAGTTCTTGCTGACCTTGGCTCTGGCGTTATCAGCTCACAGGCTGCCATTGCTATGCTTGATGAGCCATTAAGATCACGTGTTAAGATTGCCGATGCCCCTATTTTAGAGGGCGCAGTAGGCGCAGGTGTTGAGGCTGCCTCTGATGAGGAGAGCTCACTTGAGCTTGTTATCTCAACAGCTGAAGGCGCAAGACAGCTGCACAAAAAATAA
- the hisC gene encoding histidinol-phosphate transaminase, with protein sequence MAKDLQKLAQAHVQTLVPYQSARRIGSHGHVLLNANESPKSELYFFNSTTLNRYPDAQPFEILQGYADYAGYGMRPNNIIVTRGSDEAIGLIVRTFCAPNEGIAIAPPTYGMYEIAARTNNAKVLYLDRDENLKLDIDGMIESIKGSAFTVKVLFIDSPANPLGDMTALDDVRKLLEALPETLIVMDEAYIEFAPEKTVLSLLKDYNNLIVLRTLSKAFALAGIRCGFALGHETVIQLLNKVIDPYPMPDPVVQIARQALASGGIDLMKTRVALCLKRRYTLEAALLSLPCVKKIFPSEANFLLVRFDNGPAVFDFVARKGITLRSFEGKKGLDNTIRISIGSDEELDELMRALTAYCASGV encoded by the coding sequence ATGGCCAAGGATTTGCAAAAACTAGCCCAGGCACATGTTCAGACATTAGTTCCATATCAGTCAGCCCGTCGTATAGGCTCACACGGTCATGTGCTGTTAAATGCCAATGAGTCGCCAAAAAGCGAGCTCTACTTTTTTAATTCAACCACACTAAACCGTTATCCAGATGCCCAGCCTTTTGAGATTCTTCAGGGCTATGCAGATTATGCAGGATACGGTATGCGCCCTAACAATATTATTGTTACACGTGGCTCTGATGAGGCCATAGGTCTTATTGTAAGAACCTTTTGTGCTCCCAATGAGGGTATAGCTATTGCCCCGCCTACCTATGGTATGTATGAGATAGCTGCAAGAACCAATAATGCTAAGGTTTTATATTTAGACAGAGATGAAAATCTAAAGCTTGATATTGATGGCATGATTGAGAGCATTAAAGGCTCTGCCTTTACTGTTAAGGTGCTCTTTATTGACTCACCGGCAAATCCTCTTGGTGATATGACAGCCCTTGATGATGTCAGAAAACTGCTTGAGGCCCTGCCTGAGACCTTGATTGTCATGGATGAGGCCTATATTGAATTTGCCCCTGAAAAAACAGTACTGTCTCTTTTAAAGGACTATAACAATCTTATAGTACTGCGCACCCTGTCAAAGGCCTTTGCTCTGGCAGGAATACGCTGCGGTTTTGCCCTTGGACATGAAACTGTTATACAACTTTTAAACAAGGTTATAGATCCATATCCAATGCCTGATCCTGTAGTGCAGATTGCAAGACAGGCACTAGCTAGCGGCGGTATTGATCTTATGAAAACCCGCGTGGCTTTATGCCTTAAAAGACGCTATACCTTAGAGGCTGCTCTTTTATCACTGCCTTGCGTTAAAAAGATTTTCCCATCAGAGGCCAACTTCCTTTTAGTGCGCTTTGACAACGGCCCTGCTGTATTTGATTTTGTTGCACGCAAGGGTATTACCCTAAGATCATTTGAGGGTAAAAAAGGCCTTGATAATACCATACGTATCTCAATTGGCTCTGATGAGGAGCTAGATGAGCTTATGCGTGCTTTAACTGCCTACTGCGCAAGTGGTGTATAG
- a CDS encoding LexA family protein, which yields MSKKIERSDTLTSYGQASPSHGRVELPLVFEKIQAGFPAPNGGYVDNNLDVNDFLINNAGSTFIYCVNGESMIEAGIMPGDYVLVDSSINVRDGDIVVVSIDNEITIKELHKGPPLQFIPHNKEYSPIVIEEFNEVKIIGTVISVVRKYR from the coding sequence ATGAGTAAAAAAATAGAGCGCAGCGATACTCTGACTTCCTATGGTCAGGCCAGCCCCTCTCATGGCAGAGTAGAGCTGCCGCTGGTTTTTGAAAAAATACAGGCAGGCTTTCCTGCTCCAAATGGAGGCTATGTTGACAACAATCTTGATGTCAATGATTTTCTAATCAACAATGCAGGCTCTACCTTTATCTACTGTGTCAACGGCGAGTCCATGATTGAGGCTGGCATTATGCCTGGTGACTATGTACTTGTAGACTCTTCAATCAATGTGCGCGATGGGGATATTGTAGTTGTATCTATTGATAATGAAATTACTATAAAGGAACTGCACAAGGGTCCGCCTTTGCAGTTTATACCACATAATAAAGAATACTCACCTATTGTTATTGAAGAGTTCAACGAGGTTAAAATCATAGGTACTGTAATCTCAGTGGTCAGAAAGTACAGATAG
- the hisB gene encoding bifunctional histidinol-phosphatase/imidazoleglycerol-phosphate dehydratase HisB, producing MQKYLFIDRDGTLVKEPHDYQVDALDKVVFETNVIPALLKLKDDGYKFIMVSNQDGLGTDSFPLETFTPAHELIVNTLESQGIYFEEILICPHFDGDNCQCRKPKLGMVMPYLKRTDWDREASYFIGDRETDMLMADNMGIKGLRLNHEGLNWDGIVKTILSKKRCAKVVRTTKETDIEVYVDLDSKGCSIDTGIGFFDHMLDQIGTHGGIELRVKVKGDLHIDAHHTIEDTGLALGQAIKEALGNKRGIARFGFVLPMDELYASVFSANLDDSDVNCFTALDISGRPYHVLKLDALFSSDNVGALDVQMVPHFFASLATTLGLTLHMSVGSGNTHHQVEALFKAFGRALRQAVSIESSELPSSKGCL from the coding sequence ATGCAAAAATATCTTTTTATAGACAGAGACGGCACCCTGGTTAAAGAGCCGCATGACTATCAGGTTGATGCTCTTGACAAAGTGGTCTTTGAGACAAATGTCATACCTGCGCTTTTAAAGCTCAAAGATGATGGCTATAAATTTATCATGGTCTCCAATCAGGATGGTCTTGGTACAGACTCATTCCCTCTTGAGACCTTTACCCCGGCCCATGAGCTTATAGTAAATACCCTAGAGTCACAGGGTATTTATTTTGAAGAGATTTTAATCTGCCCTCATTTTGATGGAGATAACTGTCAGTGCCGCAAGCCAAAGCTTGGAATGGTCATGCCTTATCTTAAAAGAACTGACTGGGATCGTGAAGCCTCATATTTTATAGGCGACAGAGAAACTGACATGCTTATGGCTGATAACATGGGCATTAAAGGTTTAAGATTAAATCATGAAGGCCTTAACTGGGATGGCATTGTCAAAACCATACTGTCTAAAAAGCGCTGTGCTAAAGTAGTACGCACCACAAAAGAGACAGATATTGAAGTTTATGTAGATCTTGATTCTAAAGGCTGCTCAATTGATACAGGCATAGGCTTTTTTGATCATATGCTTGATCAGATTGGCACCCATGGCGGTATTGAGCTTAGAGTCAAGGTTAAAGGCGATCTGCATATAGATGCGCACCACACTATTGAAGATACAGGCCTTGCCTTGGGACAGGCTATAAAAGAGGCTCTTGGCAACAAGCGCGGTATTGCCCGCTTTGGCTTTGTGCTGCCTATGGATGAGCTGTATGCCTCTGTCTTTAGCGCCAATCTTGATGACAGTGATGTAAATTGTTTTACAGCCCTTGATATCTCAGGCCGCCCTTATCATGTGCTAAAGCTTGATGCACTCTTTAGCTCTGACAATGTAGGAGCTTTGGATGTACAGATGGTGCCACACTTTTTTGCCTCCCTTGCCACTACATTGGGGCTGACACTGCATATGTCAGTTGGCTCTGGCAATACCCATCATCAAGTAGAGGCTTTATTTAAAGCCTTTGGCCGTGCTCTGCGTCAGGCTGTATCTATTGAATCATCAGAACTGCCTTCATCTAAAGGGTGTCTGTAA
- a CDS encoding DUF4261 domain-containing protein: MLNELLEGLDKDMLNDVLDDLSSGRITDNSYTKDSLTGRFLGAVLLPKFKMHRDQIIADFKKLWDIEIDEVISQDKVHLILQIDNMTVRFFLENIGPPKKVLLDAANFNQMWDKGSEAVNKASAFIDVTIEGEGASTQELALLFVKSVTVCCHQKNALAAFSSFVIHDIEAYKHFANLIKRDIFPVMNLVGFLFGVTEFGPSLCTLGLPFFGHKEIEIIGFDNEADRSDLIEFLSDLCLAVIQGQIDLEEISTIEVTDKHRYKIDKDSLASVLCGMDTIKLHPIRD, translated from the coding sequence GTGCTTAATGAGCTACTTGAGGGATTAGATAAAGATATGCTCAATGATGTTCTTGATGATCTTTCATCTGGCAGAATAACAGATAATAGTTATACTAAAGACTCCTTAACAGGACGTTTTCTAGGAGCTGTTCTTCTACCTAAATTCAAGATGCATAGAGATCAGATCATAGCTGACTTTAAAAAATTATGGGACATTGAAATTGATGAGGTTATTAGCCAGGATAAGGTCCATTTAATCTTACAAATCGATAATATGACTGTAAGATTTTTTCTAGAGAATATTGGGCCCCCAAAAAAGGTACTGCTCGATGCGGCTAACTTTAATCAGATGTGGGACAAAGGGAGTGAAGCTGTAAATAAAGCTTCTGCTTTCATCGATGTAACAATAGAAGGAGAGGGGGCTAGTACACAGGAGCTGGCCTTACTTTTTGTAAAGTCTGTTACTGTCTGCTGCCATCAGAAAAACGCCCTGGCAGCTTTTTCAAGCTTTGTTATACATGATATAGAGGCCTATAAACACTTTGCAAATTTAATTAAGCGTGATATTTTTCCTGTCATGAATCTTGTAGGCTTCCTCTTTGGCGTTACAGAATTTGGACCAAGCCTATGCACTTTAGGTCTTCCTTTCTTTGGGCACAAAGAAATTGAAATTATAGGTTTTGATAACGAGGCAGATCGCAGCGATCTGATTGAATTTTTATCAGATCTTTGCCTAGCTGTAATTCAAGGACAGATAGATTTAGAAGAAATTTCAACTATTGAAGTAACAGATAAGCACAGATATAAGATTGATAAGGACTCTCTTGCCTCCGTGCTCTGTGGTATGGACACTATAAAACTGCATCCAATCAGAGACTAA
- the hisD gene encoding histidinol dehydrogenase, translated as MNIYNWSELSDSQKQQALRRPAQESSNDIQRICKEIIDNIREDGDAALYRYSRELDRFDGADLRISEQKIKNALESIDKDLKAAIDTAYDNIYAFHKAQQGSHIELETAPGIICKTKTHAIESVGLYVPGGSAPLVSTALMLSIPAKIAGCRQIIMCSPPPVSDAIIYAAHKAGVDKIFAIGGAQAIAAMAYGSDSVPKVLKIFGPGNQFVTMAKKLVSEDPEGAAIDMPAGPSEVLVIADKHADSSLVAADLLSQAEHGPDSQVIFVTDDKDMLDKVIKDTDEQLSALPRKDIARKALAKSSAILCKDLNEAVVISNTYAPEHLIIQTDNADELSDKCLNAGSIFVGAFTPESLGDYASGTNHTLPTYGYAKTASALGTDDYRRRYTVSKATAAGILNIATTVERLAHEEGLFAHKNAMTLRYKKALEK; from the coding sequence ATGAACATCTATAACTGGTCTGAACTTTCAGATTCTCAAAAGCAGCAGGCCCTAAGACGTCCTGCGCAGGAGAGCTCTAATGATATACAGAGAATCTGCAAAGAGATCATAGACAATATAAGAGAAGATGGTGATGCTGCTCTCTATCGCTACTCAAGAGAGCTTGATCGCTTTGATGGTGCCGATCTTAGAATATCTGAGCAGAAGATTAAAAATGCACTAGAGTCAATTGATAAGGATCTCAAAGCTGCTATTGATACAGCCTATGACAATATTTATGCCTTTCATAAGGCACAGCAGGGCTCACACATTGAGCTTGAGACTGCACCTGGCATTATCTGCAAAACTAAAACCCATGCCATTGAGTCTGTAGGTCTTTATGTTCCAGGCGGCTCGGCTCCACTGGTTTCAACTGCTCTTATGCTCTCAATTCCAGCTAAGATTGCAGGATGCAGACAGATTATAATGTGCTCACCACCTCCTGTATCAGATGCCATTATCTATGCAGCACACAAAGCCGGCGTTGATAAAATCTTTGCTATAGGCGGTGCTCAGGCTATTGCCGCTATGGCCTATGGCTCTGACAGTGTGCCTAAGGTTTTAAAGATATTCGGTCCTGGCAATCAATTTGTCACCATGGCCAAAAAGCTTGTAAGCGAAGATCCAGAAGGTGCTGCCATTGATATGCCAGCAGGTCCGTCAGAGGTTCTGGTCATTGCTGATAAACATGCTGACAGCTCTCTTGTTGCTGCTGATCTGCTCTCACAGGCAGAACATGGCCCTGACTCACAGGTTATCTTTGTAACTGATGATAAGGATATGCTTGATAAGGTTATAAAGGATACAGATGAGCAGCTTTCAGCCCTGCCGCGCAAAGATATTGCCAGAAAGGCTTTAGCAAAGAGCAGCGCTATTTTATGTAAGGATCTTAATGAGGCTGTGGTTATTTCCAATACCTATGCCCCAGAGCATCTTATCATTCAGACTGACAATGCCGATGAACTGTCTGATAAGTGTTTAAATGCAGGATCTATCTTTGTAGGTGCCTTTACCCCTGAGTCTCTTGGAGATTATGCCTCTGGTACCAATCATACCCTGCCAACCTATGGCTATGCCAAAACAGCATCAGCTTTAGGCACAGATGATTACAGAAGACGCTATACAGTATCAAAGGCAACAGCTGCAGGTATTTTAAATATTGCTACAACAGTTGAAAGACTGGCTCACGAGGAAGGTCTTTTTGCTCATAAAAATGCCATGACACTGCGTTATAAGAAGGCACTTGAGAAATAA
- the hisH gene encoding imidazole glycerol phosphate synthase subunit HisH, translated as MNVTIIDTKSANLNSVLQAIKRIDNVNVKISCDLTELEHSDKLILPGVGTASAIMDGIKDNDLYDFILNTKKDTLGICLGMQVLATRSQEVPLNSDIDFIDTLNIVPCDVIFMQKDNLTLPHMGWNTVEHDNHPLFKDIKSNTFFYFVHSYCIKDNAYTIGRCTYGQTFSAAICRDNFIGVQFHPEKSGAQGLKLLENFIKL; from the coding sequence ATGAATGTAACTATTATTGATACTAAATCTGCCAATTTAAACTCAGTACTGCAGGCTATAAAGCGCATTGACAATGTAAATGTGAAAATAAGCTGTGATCTGACTGAGCTTGAGCACTCTGACAAGCTTATTCTGCCAGGCGTGGGTACAGCATCAGCCATTATGGATGGCATAAAAGATAATGATCTTTATGATTTTATCCTCAATACCAAAAAGGATACATTGGGCATCTGTCTTGGCATGCAGGTATTAGCCACCAGATCACAGGAAGTGCCTTTAAACTCAGATATTGATTTTATTGATACTTTAAATATTGTGCCATGTGATGTGATCTTTATGCAAAAGGATAATCTGACCCTGCCGCATATGGGCTGGAATACTGTTGAACATGACAATCATCCTTTATTTAAAGATATCAAGAGCAATACCTTCTTTTATTTTGTGCACTCTTACTGCATAAAAGACAATGCCTATACCATAGGCAGATGCACTTATGGTCAGACCTTCAGTGCCGCCATTTGTCGTGATAATTTTATAGGCGTTCAGTTCCATCCTGAAAAGTCAGGTGCACAGGGGCTAAAACTTTTAGAGAATTTTATAAAACTGTAG